One window of Cuculus canorus isolate bCucCan1 chromosome 10, bCucCan1.pri, whole genome shotgun sequence genomic DNA carries:
- the AKAP14 gene encoding A-kinase anchor protein 14 isoform X1, with translation MATGSKHSLDGWIRQQGASLQVLNLQGGQDRGNQAVRARVQLPGCQTGTGILWAATCLRPGPTHWAKALRKQQQSLCEAMEKTEKGEEDAASEEKAHVIMETGTSGTDLCLPELEKKEKGSVPDLFACVRVFPEGLISILSILETKYVIKNIQWTTGNNFTVERGQQQIEELISTWKVHESWLHWSEFLQEEELEHSKRYHYRVCWSIPTRRKPIPRATASVYFVIEISKTKPAVSTLKWHIAVL, from the exons ATGGCAACAGGAAGCAAACACTCCCTGGATGGCTGGATACGGCAACAGGGAGCTTCTCTGCAGGTCTTGAACCTGCAGGGAGGCCAGGACAGAGGAAACCAGGCTGTCAGGGCCCGTGTGCAGCTCCCTGGGTGCCAAACTGGAACCGGAATCCTTTGGGCTGCCACTTGCCTGCGTCCCGGTCCCACACACTGGGCAAAGGCACTGAGGAAACAACAGCAATCACTTTGTGAAGCT atggagaaaacagaaaagggagaggaagatgcTGCCAGTGAAGAAAAAGCTCACGTTATCATGGAAACAGGGACAAGCGGTACAGACCTATGTCTTccagagctggagaaaaaagagaaaggtagTGTGCCTGATCTATTTGCATGTGTCAGGGTCTTCCCAGAAGGACTGATCAGCATTTTGTctattttagaaacaaagtATGTCATCAAAAACATCCAGTGGACCACAGGCAACAACTTCACAGTGGAGAGAGGACAGCAGCAGATTGAAGAACTCATTTCT ACATGGAAGGTTCATGAAAGCTGGCTTCACTGGTCAGAATTTctccaggaggaggaactggagcACAGTAAGAGGTACCATTACAGAGTTTGCTGGAGCATCCCAACACGCAGAAAACCCATCCCACGAGCAACAGCAAGTGTCTACTTTGTTATAGAGATCTCCAAAACCAAACCTGCCGTAAGTACTCTGAAATGGCACATAGCAGTCCTTTAA
- the AKAP14 gene encoding A-kinase anchor protein 14 isoform X2: MATGSKHSLDGWIRQQGASLQVLNLQGGQDRGNQAVRARVQLPGCQTGTGILWAATCLRPGPTHWAKALRKQQQSLCEAMEKTEKGEEDAASEEKAHVIMETGTSGTDLCLPELEKKEKETKYVIKNIQWTTGNNFTVERGQQQIEELISTWKVHESWLHWSEFLQEEELEHSKRYHYRVCWSIPTRRKPIPRATASVYFVIEISKTKPAVSTLKWHIAVL, from the exons ATGGCAACAGGAAGCAAACACTCCCTGGATGGCTGGATACGGCAACAGGGAGCTTCTCTGCAGGTCTTGAACCTGCAGGGAGGCCAGGACAGAGGAAACCAGGCTGTCAGGGCCCGTGTGCAGCTCCCTGGGTGCCAAACTGGAACCGGAATCCTTTGGGCTGCCACTTGCCTGCGTCCCGGTCCCACACACTGGGCAAAGGCACTGAGGAAACAACAGCAATCACTTTGTGAAGCT atggagaaaacagaaaagggagaggaagatgcTGCCAGTGAAGAAAAAGCTCACGTTATCATGGAAACAGGGACAAGCGGTACAGACCTATGTCTTccagagctggagaaaaaagagaaag aaacaaagtATGTCATCAAAAACATCCAGTGGACCACAGGCAACAACTTCACAGTGGAGAGAGGACAGCAGCAGATTGAAGAACTCATTTCT ACATGGAAGGTTCATGAAAGCTGGCTTCACTGGTCAGAATTTctccaggaggaggaactggagcACAGTAAGAGGTACCATTACAGAGTTTGCTGGAGCATCCCAACACGCAGAAAACCCATCCCACGAGCAACAGCAAGTGTCTACTTTGTTATAGAGATCTCCAAAACCAAACCTGCCGTAAGTACTCTGAAATGGCACATAGCAGTCCTTTAA